The Primulina tabacum isolate GXHZ01 chromosome 10, ASM2559414v2, whole genome shotgun sequence region AAATTATTTAACGAAGCAGCAACAATTGCATAATacagacacaaattttgtgatacatggattatggattcaaaAACGACGTGACACATGATGTCTCGGAGAGAAGGATTCGGTCACTGTGAGCCAGTCTCATGAGGATTTGTATTCATGAGGAATGATCATGCATTGGAAATATCTAGGGCCAGtaccatcaaaataaaaatgtttgattaCACTAGACCGACGAATAATATTTTGTCATTGGGACAATTAGATGATATCTGGTGTAAAAAAACTCATATCGAgaacatgatcataaaaattGTCAAGGGCGCAAAGCACTCCGATcccttaatttattttattaattcgaATTTATTGCAAACAAATGAACACCCTCAAAGAGCtcgttttttaaaatttgtatttAAAACTTTCTAAATTCTAAACTCCAACGATTTTAAGTTGCTCGAAACGATGATTCAATCCCCAAGACAGCTTGTAAGAGAATTTGAAAATTGAGACCATTTAGTATATTTTAGAATTAGCAAAACTTGTATATTCagggaaaaataaaataaggaaaCCAAAATCGAAATAATTTTGTTAAATGAGAATGCTGATTTCCTCTATATATTTTTCACTTCTCAATCCAAACAAATTAATTTTACTTTTAGAGAAttagtttcttttttttttttggaaatacttttttggtccaataaatttatgattttttggaAAGTTTTGGTCGATTTCGAATGAAAATTGGAAACTTTAAAAAccttaaattttttgaaaaataaacacTTTCTACAATAAATTTGATAATGTGCGTATATACAAACAAATTTTATTTCCTTCCAGTTAACGAAATTATAATACCATCTAACTAATTAAGATAATAGTTTATTGGtaaatttttgtaaatttatttttggaaattaTGTTATCAAGAAAACAAATGTTCTTTTGTAAATAATAATTCGAGCTTGTTTAGATATCAACACAACTGCATTCAAGTTTCAAAATCATTAGTTTTCccatattattaaataaacttATTTAAGATAACTTGgtgaataattattaattttcaaaacataccatcaaattaACAATGTTGTCAGCATTTCATATTCTGTCCAACATTTATCATAGGGGCGTTTTGGGAAAGAAACAGACAGCTTTAACATTTTGGTTCTtcattttggcaaaaacttatcTGTGActatctcacgagtcgtattttgtgaaatagatcttttatttaaatcactcatgaaaaaatattactttttatgctaagattattactttttatgctaaatatCGATAacattgacctgtctcacagataaagattcatgagactatctcacaaaagacctactctgtCATTTTTGCAAATAAACAGTTTTAATTTGCACTTGATCGATGAATTTGATTTAAATAGAGAAATCGATTTTTAGTGAGAGATTATacgaatatattttaaatgacacTTATCTTGAAAGTTTAATCGAAATTCTATCTTaattattattgaaattaaataaCTTGATATTATATGGATTGAAAAATACTCTAATTTCGATCATCCAAACAAatcaaaaaatttgaaactcATCGTCCAGGCACAAGCCTAGAGTAGAGTGTTTTGGACATGAGAAAACATTGAATAAAATCATACAGATTTATATCTGCCTGCATGTACGTATAATGTACATAACAAATGGCGAATGAGGAGTTCTGAAAAATTGGATGTGTCGTTGAGTTGGGCAAGACATTTGGGTCCAGTTGTGTTAGGTTCGTCTAATTTGCGTATATTGATGCAGTGCTAGAAAACTATATAGAATCACCTGAATCCATCTTTTCAAATTACTCTATTGAATAAAAATCCTTCCGACAGTGTAACTCGAACTTATTTGAAATCCATAAATCaaattaatgataaaataaaattccatTAATCTAAGCGTAACATTACTAATATTGTCTTTATTGTCTTTCACCCTACGATGGTACACATAAAACACTCATCAAATAACTTGCATGTTACCAGCATCCATTCATTGATACGGATTCCAACACCAGTTACATAgaaatttcggttttgagctttAGCCTACGAATTCCAAAAGTTACTTTCAGTGTTTCCTTTTGTTGTAGCTATATCGCGCCCATCTTACCAAAATAGATGTGAACACTATGCAGAGAGGGCACAACAAAAGAAAACGCCGAAAATAAATAGCTTTAGGAGACCATAAGCATAATGCTTAGGCTACTCTGAACTAAAAGCAACTACAACTGAAAATGTATATTCAGAGTAAACAGGGACAGCCTCGCACAAACCAACCTATAGTATACTTTTAATGCTGGCCTAGATTGCTCCAACGAATTATTAAGTTAGACATAATTAGCCTCATATGCTCGCTAGCTTGTTTCCaagaaatttaatatatttcagTGCCTTATCACCACCTTTAGCagtgaaaaaacaaaaaagctCAAAATCATATCATTTAAAGGACAATCTACAAAGCATACGATGAAAGGAATCAGGTATCAAGGTGTTTCTTCCAAGAATCTCAGTAATTATTGTCCACGTAAAGCCAAGACATACCTTATTTCCATTAAATATCGgtcaaaagaaattttaaaatgcCAATCGAGGATTAAGACATTTTGGGGGATGGTCTAATCAACGCAGCGGCAGGAATTTCATTTTGAATGGAACCTACTGGAAACCGCCTCGTAGCTCGGTAGATGCAGAACTGCAAGATGTATGGGACAAATGAGAGAtacaaaattttggaaaatgaatgtcTTATGGACCGATGAAATATCAGTAGGGCCAAGGAATTATTCAATAAATAGTAATTACCATCGCCATAAGATGCCATTGTGAGTGGTGATGATAAAAGTTTTTGCGCTGCTTTAGCAATATCTTGAGCTGTAACTTCGTCAACAGCCTTCAAGAAATGCTCCACAGGTTTCCTAATATTCCAAAGCAAGTAAACGCAACATACAGTACGATTAACTAGGTCCAACTTCATAATTTCTGCTTAATATACACAGGATAAACATGTATATCATAGAATAAATTTATCGATCTGTTGAACAGGCATGGTAATCTACTCAACATGGCGCCACAGTTATATTTTGACCTATCCCTCTTGAATGATCCTCCTATAACGCACCAAAAATTACCAACACAGAACAAGATGCTAACGCACAAATGTCAAAGATAGTGTAACCATTAGTTTTATTTACAGGGCATAAATACAcaaaaaaatttgcaaaaagACCCCAGAAAACAGACTgagattaaataaaatatggtGGATTGAGAGGGACTAGAGTTGTGGCCAACGACTATTTATCGTTGGCGTGTTCATGGACagtaaaatgaataaaaaacatCTCATTTAGAATGTGCCACATCTTTCTTCATTAATCCATCTGTCTTTAGTTTTCATTGAGGAGCATATCTTGTTGGATCCAATTCCATAAGATAAATAGAACAATCCAGTTCAATGctccaaatttaaattaaaaaagtaCATAATAAATACACCCAGACAATTTTCAGGTGTTTGTGATATATAATTGAAATGTTAAAATGACCAGCATCTGCTCATTGAAGATCAGTAGTGAACATTCTATTTCATGCGCTGAAAGGAGTAGTCTTAAAAAAGTAGTTTTGTTTATTCAGGTTGAAAGGGATTACTTTGATAAAGTGGATATCATTCGATACGACCAAAGCAGGAAAGATAACATAAATTTTGAGGCATCCCCCTAGTACTATCAGTCAGAAATCAGCGACAGCCATAACTTGACATACCTCTCTCCGTACGTCAAAATTTGTTTACCTATGTCTTCTGATGCAACCATCTGCAATCAAAATTGAAATAGCAACTTAAGGATCCAAATACGACAAGAAAGAAAAACCATGCACTCTCGGTAGAACATTTCAACTTAATTAACCTTTAAATTTTTACAGTAATTATTAAAAAGAGTTTTCTTTAAAGGTGCTGTTGCATACTCTGGATTCTAGGTTCATCAAAATGGCAGATTTCGTTGATTGTTTAGCCCGATCAAGTTGTACACCATTAACTGCAAGACAAATAAGTTGGCAGGAACAAAGTTCAGTAAGAGATTACTCACCTCCACAAACAGGACACACATAAATTTATTAACAGCCAATTTTCAATACTATCATGTAATGTCCAATATCGAAGGGGCAGTTTTAGCTAGCATCAGAAAGTCTTTACTCAGAAGAAAGATGTTTGTCACAAATCTCAGATATAGGAATTTGGAAGCATGTTAAGATAAACTTTCAGGATCAACAGCAAACAGAATCAGAAAGTGCATCAGAAATGCTAAAACAAAActtaaattatgatattgaaaaCTCTTGTGCCAGACCTTCTCCAGGAGTTGCAACCGCAATGAGTTCTTTAACAGCTATGTCAACGGCATTTGTCGCAAAATCAGATCCCTGAATTCAAACAATTGGCCTCATCAATTTCAATTAATAACAGGCAATACCCACAAAGTGATTAACGGAACAGGTTATTCCCAATGTTCTCAGGTCACAagccacaaattttctatatcaTAAAGTCCTCAAGCAAGATCAGTTTTCTGCAAACCTTAGTTGCGAAATAGATCACcaaatcataattaaaaaaaaggaaTTTGTTCATACATTTGCTTATTTAATATTAATCCAACATAAACAAAGTCGAAGCTCTCGTACAGACTGAATCTGCAATCTATTCCTAAGTACTGAAAATAGACATTATAATTTGAACACATTAAATACATCAATATCATAGCTAAGTttataaaaaatgaataaaGACTGTCTTTTTCAAACTCCATAAAAGAactttttaagtttttttaccTCTTTTCATTATTAATCCACAATCTAGTTTCAGAGGACTAAAACGGACATCAGAGCTAAACCTATTAAACTCGTCCTCCATGCTTAGTTTGCTACCTTAAGATCTTCAGCATCATTAATTATGACCACAAAGCACAAACCTTCTTCCTAGAATTCTTTAATTTaatcatcattattattatcTCACAAAGTGCAGCGcttcaaaagaattttaaaattcaaagcatTGGCATTTCAAACTGAAAGGAAAGACAGAAAAAACAATAATGGGTTACGGTTGAGATTAATAATATAGAAATCATAAAACCCTAAACATCATTCAGATGTGTCTCAATGCAAAATGCATGGCTGTCCGTTGAGATGTCACAGCATTAAACACCAAAAAAAATCCAtacacaatctctttaaatctCTTTACAGTGAGAAATACTAGAACTCACCGTGGAGCCTTGAATTCCAAATAATCCAGTATTGTTGAAAATGCTATTGAATGCAGAAAAGGATTGAATCTGAGGATGCTCATTCAGGACACGAAGATCTGTTAAACAATCAACAGAAAAGTGCATGACAAGCTGAATTGATAACAACTCATTCAAAGAcgaaaagtaaataaataaatgacaaGATAACATAGACTGACAACAAATCAAAAAATGTGTTGATTGTTTGAGAGAATTGGCagtgtttaaaaaaatacaacttTCTAAATCAAATGCTTATTTTGATCTATTAATTACATTTCATAAAATCGATTAATGACATACATAATCTTGAGTACATCCCCTTTCCAGGACCACCAGCAGAGAAAGACCCACCTCCTCCCATGAGCATCTACAAGACAAATACAATCAAAGTTCTTCTCGCAAGATGATGTTCAAACAGAGAAGAGAACCAGCAGGTCAGGCAAAACATTATGCAGtcttatatataattaaaaaataaatgaaaaaaaattgaatgggCAAACCTGAAGAACTGTCAATGTTATAGCTTCCTTTTCTTTGATCCAGCCACCAGGAAGTTCAAAGGCGAGAGCAAAGTGAGTTACCTAAACAATTTTGTTGGTGGATTATAAGGAGTCAGAAAAAGTTTATTGCCAGAGTTTAAACAGACATTTAGAGAACTGGTGTAAATTGCGGTACACTGATACGTACCCCTGATTCTCCTTGTTGACGAAAATCACCTCCAGTATAAATAGGCTTAGGTTCTGAAGATCGAGAAACAACTGGTAGATCTGATAGCAGAGGCTCGGCATATTCTAACAGTGTATCATGCTCAACACCAGAAGCTGCAAGGATTATCCTAGAAGCCGTGTAGTTTTCCTAACAGAATCAAAAACATTTCTAGTTACAGAACAAATAATTTGAAAGAGATCCTGAAGAACCTAACTAAAACAAGaaactagaaaaataaaattaaaaaaccatGACTTGGGACTTACTGCAACAAATTCCTCCAAAACAGAACTGTTCAATCTGCTAGCTGCAGATTCTGAAGCCATAAGAGCATTTCCATAGGGACCAGAGTAACCAGTTGAATGAATGGCCTCCAAGAGCAAGTGCTGAGGGTTTTTTGAGCACTCGCTAATATCAGAATTCACCTTCTGGAGTTGTTCACTAACTTCCCAATCCAAAAAAGCCGGGTTTCTAACACAGTCGATAAGAAGCTCTACCATTCGAGGAACATAGGTCTTCAATGCATCATAAGTGTAACTCATATGCTCCCGAGAGGCAGACGCAGTTACATTACCACCAATTGCTTCAACTTCTCGCACAATACGTAGGTGGCTCCGGTTAGTGGTACTTTTGAAGGCCATACGTTCCAATAAATGCGTGACCCCATAAGAAGCTGGAGTTTCATAGATTGAGCCACAATCAACATATAACCCAATTGAAGCAGCAGGATTCTGAAAAACAAGTTTAACCAATTATATACCATTCAAAGAGAACCAAAAAAATCTGAATCCCCCAAAGTGAGAAAGAGATGAAAAGTATATCTCATACCGCTGATACTTCAGAAGCAATCTTGAGACCATTTGGAAGAGTGGTTATTTTAGTCTTTCCGGGCTCAACATAATCAGGTAATGGAGCGGGAAGAACTACATCCTTAAGTGGGAAGTCTAAAGAGGGAAGTGACGAGGACTTCTCGCCAGTTAACCAACCAAAGAAACCTCCTGATGATGACTTGGTAGCAACAGCACCTGTACTCGCATATCTAGCCAATCCCCCATGGCCTGTTTGAGTCTGTTAGGCACAAAAGGAAAGCATGGTCCCTTGAGACTTAAATGTCATAGCAAACACTTTCTTTGAAGCACAATTGAGATGCAATTGAACTAAAATACTTAATAAGTGAAACTATAATCATCAACATTCAAAAACTCAATACAAGTagagatataaaaataaaagatacaTCTCACACTAGCTTCATGGTCCAAGGTACAGTATCATCTTCCAAAAATTACATATTCCAATATAACCATGGTTTGCAAAAACTTCAGGAACAGGAACAGGAACGGCAGCTGCTGCGAAAAAATTTCAGGCTAAAACATTGTGCAACTGTAACgtcgtttttttttaatttcaatgaTTTCGCAGTCATCGCATAACAGAACGGCTATTTCGCGGCTGTCGCAGCGTTACAGAATGTTTTCTGTaattttttacaaatttttcctattttttttccattaaaatttttccaaagtatataattaaaaatactcTGCGACGATAACCACGATCATTTCGCAAAATAGCAATGGAACTGGAACATCAGCCTCCGCGATGTTCTCCGCGACCGCGACAGCGAGCCATGAATATAACCAAACATACAAATTTGCACCAACCATATAAAAACCCAATCTTTATCATAAATGTCAATTTTGATTGAACATTAGCAGCTCATAAGTGCCCCTACACACGCCATGAGCAGGTTCCAGATTCCTAGTAATAAGTTTTCAAACAATCACTCTCAGCTTATTGCGAAATGCAGCAAGTTTTATCAGAGAGAGAAACTCACAGCCTCCTACAAATGTTCCCCTCGGATATGTTTCATTTAGCTGATACCTTCTCGTTTCTAAAAAATGAgcttaaaatgataaataagcTATCGTATTACACAAAAGCAGATATTTTACATCAACGTAAGAAAATCACAGTGCCACAAACCAACTAAAACACACAACCCATGTCTGGGCATCCACCAGATCTCAATATCATAATCATACATCAAGAAACAAAGATACACATGAATATTGCTGAATAACCGGAGCTAGGGTTAAGATGGGGATAGCTACTCATGCAAACCTTGAGAGCTCGAAGCCGAGATGCCGCCGCTCTGTACATACTGGATCCGATGATCGATCCTTCGAATCGAGAAGAAAATGAATGATTTTGACTGTGTGAGTGCGTGAGAGCGGGTCTGGGAACGCAGCGACTGCGGGAAGgagaagaattgaagaaaatGGTAACGAGGCCCGGTCAGATAGATGGACAAACCGGACCGGTGTCTATTTTATGGGCTTGCACGGCCCGTTATTTTAAGGATATTGGGTACGGTCCAGATTTAGGCACTTTTGGGCTTGGGACATGTAATAGGTTTTTTAATCTGATTAGATTTTATTGAAACACAATTTAACACTATAAGCAAGAAAACTTCGAGGATGCATTAGACGATAGGATTTCAAAtccaatatttaaatattttttaaatttgtttggGCATCCTTGAAATCCTCTCCACGATTTGTATTTGATTATTTACAAATAAAATTGATATTAAATTTCCGCGAAacagaataatatattttctcatatccAAATACACTATGGGCTCGAGCAGAGACATGCTTCTTGATGGAGACAGATCAGTACTGATACGGAGTTTAGAGAAAAAACAGGGCTCGAAAATCTCAAGAGCTCGAGTAGGGCTTTGAGAGTAGTCGGACCACATGGGGTCGGGTGTTCTTTCTAAATATATAAGGGGGGTGTATTCAATATAGgagatttattgacttttaattacttttgtagattttaaaagtttagatGTATTCAATTAAGACTATTACATACTCTATAGAAGTCTAgtggtattcaaaatagactttcatagagttttaaaaagtcaagtggtattcaacattgacttttaaaaactctataaaagtctataggtattcaaattttccatagacttttaataacttcatggaattcattaacatacaaatattaaagcctaaggtacaactataaattataaaaaattgtatttggtttaacccaaagatttggattgatttttaaaacttttaactcaaacacaagctatttatttttctctctgTTGCTTCACATCACATCTCTTCTTATATTCTCTCATCTCATCATCTCTATCACTctatcaaattttcgaaatgtatctctatatatattttcatctttctttttcaattttttcattttttggctgattgtttatttataattttttattttaatatcacaggaaattttgaattgtagaattgattttgtgattattaattattatttatacaaattaatgtaatattcaataataataaaagatgatccaaaaaaatattgcttaattcttaataattgaatagtcTCGTAGCaaccatgattttttaaattcattttagcattttcaattaatatgtaagctatgatatttttatacaaaattatattcacacaataataataatattcttttcacatatatattatcaatttaaaaacaaggttacagattaatcaattgatgtattttaaaaaatttccaaacatGCACTACAAACTcacatatatacacatgtaaggattaaatgatttaacttttaaataagtaaatttatttattaatataaatattgaaaaataatttcaaactgaatatgttatatatgtcaattaattattggttcaaataaattaataaaaaataatatgtatgATTAAGTACAAAATctataaaattctataaaaaaaaaagtccaCAAAAGTCTATAACAATCTTGCAAAAAAGTCTACATAAATCCACATAAATGTgtttataaatctgtgagattctgtaaaagtcaataaaaatctatcaaatccataaaagtctatcatttaaaaagtcattaaaagtcatcAAAACTCTGGATTGAATACACCCCACTAAATTTCTGATGTATCCATTATTTTACAGTAAACAAAGTGTGTACAAATATAATTGTTATTTATGAGGTAACAGACCTCGTTGACCTCTCAAACACATATAAACCTTTAGTAAATGAAAACAAaaccacaaaataaaatatagtaGAGTGTTTGCCGCTTCTCCAATAGTTATAGCTAGTCGTGATGATATAActtcaatattttaaatcatcatGTAGCTCAAGTGTTAAGTTTCGATTGCGCACATAGGAAGGATTATTATTGATCACAAAAATATTGGTTCCAATAAATGCACATCATTTCAATCCATGAAAATCGAACTATGCGAATTTGATTCTATACCAGTAACAATACAACCTCAA contains the following coding sequences:
- the LOC142505217 gene encoding mitochondrial-processing peptidase subunit alpha-like, which encodes MYRAAASRLRALKTQTGHGGLARYASTGAVATKSSSGGFFGWLTGEKSSSLPSLDFPLKDVVLPAPLPDYVEPGKTKITTLPNGLKIASEVSANPAASIGLYVDCGSIYETPASYGVTHLLERMAFKSTTNRSHLRIVREVEAIGGNVTASASREHMSYTYDALKTYVPRMVELLIDCVRNPAFLDWEVSEQLQKVNSDISECSKNPQHLLLEAIHSTGYSGPYGNALMASESAASRLNSSVLEEFVAENYTASRIILAASGVEHDTLLEYAEPLLSDLPVVSRSSEPKPIYTGGDFRQQGESGVTHFALAFELPGGWIKEKEAITLTVLQMLMGGGGSFSAGGPGKGMYSRLYLRVLNEHPQIQSFSAFNSIFNNTGLFGIQGSTGSDFATNAVDIAVKELIAVATPGEVNGVQLDRAKQSTKSAILMNLESRMVASEDIGKQILTYGERKPVEHFLKAVDEVTAQDIAKAAQKLLSSPLTMASYGDVLHLPSYEAVSSRFHSK